In the Paenibacillus sp. FSL H7-0357 genome, one interval contains:
- a CDS encoding HEAT repeat domain-containing protein yields the protein MNEYIEKILSSNMEVRKKTVDEIIRNENNFQIANDLKKIVEEGPTYAKLDALTAYGRIIDKENVESLYPFLKNKSWHIRIETIKCIYYLLGEEAIDIVTPFLEDKAYGVRSEVEVIVKSFSK from the coding sequence ATGAATGAATACATAGAAAAAATACTATCAAGTAATATGGAGGTTAGGAAAAAAACTGTTGATGAAATTATTCGTAATGAGAATAATTTTCAAATTGCCAATGATCTTAAGAAGATAGTCGAAGAAGGGCCTACATATGCAAAGTTAGATGCATTAACAGCATATGGTAGAATAATCGATAAAGAAAATGTTGAGAGTCTATATCCATTCTTAAAAAATAAGAGTTGGCATATTAGGATAGAAACTATAAAGTGTATTTATTATTTATTAGGAGAGGAAGCTATCGACATTGTTACACCGTTTTTGGAAGATAAAGCATATGGTGTAAGAAGTGAAGTTGAGGTAATCGTTAAGTCATTTTCAAAATAA
- the pglZ gene encoding BREX-1 system phosphatase PglZ type A: protein MNLDEVTKALQEAFLQPLNEGEQRKIIFWFDKDQEFTEYIHEISIESVKVHMLTEGNSFYTKVLLEEEDPISNYLIYSNLDMSMEDNWLLDTILYSKTFYADKISLIMNELNIDPSLRSSVKKYEKFFGSKERLRKFKGLEVSAFTEGTIELVMMSALCNLKIPDFEDVLKAVLMDTLDDNQNKYLDSISKYVGSDVFWNVVAERYGYEQSQKSLKTLFIHLTVTAVSHAFNGERLSMVKNYIAIRNKSNALVFIDHWMHHKTDCHVYDQYAEIVEKEIKLLDIVNQLPVEEFKAADTFPYFDKAIIIYIANSLEERLEDYDMYTKLINLRRAKHYYERYQSIYEALYYTVKMFEFHKKYSMGIPKAQAVEMYRAYVNDYHQMDMFYRKFYVAYDNDSNSEILKKLKTMVENLYTNWYMGELSSHWSAAIHDELKSSWVLSGIQSQKDFYRSFVAPKIFNGDRVFVIISDALRYEIASELTDKLNSETTGACNIQPLLGVVPSVTKMGMASLLPHMNLEIDLNGNVLVNGKSSSGMDNRISILQAEVADSTSIHFQELKNMNKGGRRETFKGKKLVYIYHDSIDATGDKASTEVYTFTAAERAIDELYDIVKIIKDELSGTNIFITADHGFVYQRDALEESDKIEKEGIQAFEVKRRYLLSREKGERIGLLDINMDSLIKNEHQITTYVPKATIRFKIQGAGANFVHGGASLQEIVVPLISFKNIRSGQKNSREIEKVDVKLTNTTRKITNSLFNLTFFQTEKVEDKRVPRTVKIYMVDETDTIISNEEMLICDRTSDKPDERTFKLRFALKSIPYERNSNYYLITKDDETNVIVEKTLFSINLGIVSDFDF, encoded by the coding sequence GTGAATCTGGATGAAGTTACAAAAGCATTGCAAGAAGCATTTCTACAACCTCTCAATGAGGGCGAACAACGAAAGATTATTTTCTGGTTCGATAAAGATCAGGAATTTACTGAATATATACATGAGATTTCCATAGAGAGTGTCAAGGTACATATGCTGACTGAAGGTAACAGCTTCTATACGAAGGTATTACTCGAAGAAGAGGATCCGATCTCTAACTACTTGATCTATTCCAACCTGGACATGAGTATGGAAGATAATTGGCTTTTGGATACGATTCTGTACTCAAAGACCTTCTATGCAGATAAGATATCTCTCATTATGAATGAATTGAATATTGATCCATCACTACGGAGTTCGGTGAAGAAATACGAGAAGTTCTTCGGGAGTAAGGAGCGGCTTCGGAAATTCAAAGGGTTGGAGGTATCTGCGTTTACTGAAGGTACTATTGAGTTAGTCATGATGAGTGCATTATGCAATCTAAAGATCCCTGACTTCGAGGATGTCCTGAAAGCTGTTCTTATGGATACGCTTGATGACAACCAAAACAAATACCTGGATTCGATTTCAAAGTACGTTGGGTCAGATGTGTTTTGGAATGTAGTAGCAGAACGATATGGTTATGAGCAAAGTCAAAAGTCACTAAAAACGTTGTTTATACATTTGACCGTGACTGCAGTTAGCCATGCGTTCAATGGGGAACGTCTATCAATGGTCAAGAATTATATTGCTATTCGAAACAAGTCCAATGCGTTAGTGTTCATCGATCACTGGATGCATCATAAAACGGATTGTCATGTGTATGACCAGTATGCTGAAATCGTCGAGAAGGAAATTAAACTATTGGATATTGTGAATCAACTTCCTGTAGAGGAATTCAAAGCGGCGGATACATTTCCATACTTCGATAAAGCTATCATTATCTATATCGCAAACAGTCTGGAGGAGCGACTGGAAGACTATGATATGTATACGAAACTGATAAACCTACGTCGAGCGAAGCATTATTACGAGCGCTACCAATCCATTTATGAAGCCCTGTATTACACTGTTAAGATGTTCGAATTTCACAAGAAATACAGTATGGGCATTCCGAAAGCGCAAGCGGTGGAGATGTACCGAGCATATGTGAATGACTATCACCAAATGGACATGTTCTATAGGAAGTTTTATGTTGCTTATGATAATGACTCCAATAGCGAAATATTGAAAAAGCTAAAAACAATGGTTGAAAACCTTTATACGAACTGGTATATGGGCGAATTAAGTTCCCATTGGTCTGCCGCTATACATGATGAGCTGAAATCCAGCTGGGTACTGTCAGGTATTCAAAGCCAGAAGGATTTCTATAGAAGCTTTGTCGCACCAAAAATTTTTAACGGTGATCGAGTATTTGTTATCATATCGGATGCTCTGCGTTATGAGATAGCGTCAGAACTGACCGACAAGCTGAATTCGGAGACGACAGGAGCTTGTAACATTCAACCATTGTTAGGTGTAGTCCCTTCTGTTACGAAGATGGGGATGGCATCACTGCTTCCGCATATGAACCTTGAGATCGATCTAAATGGTAATGTGCTGGTGAATGGTAAGTCATCAAGTGGCATGGACAATCGAATTAGTATTCTCCAAGCGGAAGTAGCAGATAGCACCTCAATTCATTTTCAAGAACTGAAGAACATGAATAAAGGTGGTCGCAGGGAAACCTTCAAGGGCAAAAAACTGGTGTATATCTATCACGATAGTATTGATGCAACGGGAGACAAGGCATCAACAGAAGTTTATACGTTCACAGCAGCGGAGAGAGCCATAGATGAATTGTACGATATTGTTAAAATTATCAAGGATGAATTGAGCGGTACGAACATTTTCATCACTGCGGACCATGGTTTTGTATATCAACGTGATGCCTTAGAAGAGAGTGACAAGATTGAAAAGGAAGGTATTCAAGCCTTCGAGGTCAAACGGAGATATCTTTTGTCGCGAGAAAAAGGAGAACGAATCGGTCTACTTGATATCAATATGGATAGCCTGATAAAAAACGAACACCAGATCACGACTTATGTTCCTAAAGCGACGATCCGTTTCAAAATACAAGGAGCTGGAGCCAATTTTGTTCACGGGGGGGCCAGCCTTCAAGAGATAGTCGTGCCACTTATTTCATTTAAGAATATCCGTAGTGGACAGAAAAACAGTCGTGAAATCGAGAAGGTGGACGTGAAGCTCACGAACACAACAAGAAAGATCACGAATAGTCTGTTCAATTTAACCTTTTTCCAAACGGAGAAAGTGGAGGATAAACGAGTTCCTCGGACAGTGAAGATTTATATGGTAGACGAGACGGATACCATAATTAGTAATGAGGAAATGCTAATATGTGATCGTACCTCAGATAAGCCAGATGAACGGACATTTAAGCTTCGATTTGCTCTGAAGTCGATACCATATGAAAGGAATAGCAACTATTATCTTATTACCAAAGATGATGAGACGAATGTTATCGTAGAAAAAACATTGTTTTCGATTAACTTAGGTATTGTTAGTGATTTTGATTTTTAA
- the brxC gene encoding BREX system P-loop protein BrxC: MLIKDMFVKDIERSIKGVIKVAQTDENNIYQELDEYVVTRELNKHLSKFYENYQQGIDGTTDKMGVWISGFFGSGKSHFLKILAYLLANKKAKDKRAVDFFADKIQDPIILANMKRTANVETEVILFNIDSKSSLDNKSKEDAILRVFTKVFYEHQGFYGDIPGVAEMEKYLTKEGVYEDFKHAFKAAAGEDWVERRNTFYFDADYVIGALTKVTSMSEESARNWFENGVNNFEISIEKFSKDVKEYIAQRGDNFHLIFLVDEIGQYIGDSRQLMLNLQTLAEDLGTHCSGKVWIMVTSQESIDSIVKVKGDDFSRIQGRFDTRLSLSSISVDEVIKKRILEKKDHVTDKLKQIYHGESATLKNLMSFKDSTADLRGYENDLEFAEVYPFLPYQFKLLQNVFEQVRKHGSSGKHLSEGERSMLSAFKEAGLRYKDSEEGALIPFYAFYDTIKEFLTPSISRVIEGAYENPALKDDPFNMELLKVLFMIKYIKELPANIDNIATLMVTQIDEDKLALKEKIKVSLRKLISQTLIQKNGEFYLFLTDDEQDINREIKLIKIEEDIIKRELANYIYQDLYDDKRYRYSAQYQFSYNQKMDEKNIGNQTSSIGINILSPLSDHYAKSEQELMLMSAGTGEMILKLGGNEAYVEEMDEILKIEEYRRKKNPTQLSESIQNILNNKQAEARDRKHRVRNMLEEAIKGGTFFINGNKAEIKGSSVKERVNTGFQALVENVYTKLGYVKTFLDSEKDLISILRRNTEQLTIDGVAANANELAVKEVMEFISLQDSIQKQVRVKMLLDRYKDKPYGWKDLDISGLIAELMKQQRIRIRLSSEYLDPEDGNTVNALTKTSEVEKAIVVKRVIVDEALLKVAKNICKQLFNKTDLADDEDGLIKDIRHLIDQQVIEIKALKSRYEGRKYPGGSLLDRGLEYFDEFTKNLDNVSFFTKLRDLEDNLLDWEEDVTYVKSFFASQKEIFDKGLYAIEKYKENDVYLSGDEIKGYAEKLHEILTEVQPYRQIKDIPELVNKIDEQIQGVLEGKKVAAKNVIQLDLNHLTLRANEDGVSDETKKRIKAYYENLYSNMNELVDIFKVDATITQSSAFKEKQELIINREISEFEEKQQVEPPVRGSGGGDKSPVIVKPVSQRERVKVNDLLATKTLRTEADVDMLLDTLSVKLKQIIKSNKQIEFVD, translated from the coding sequence GTGCTGATCAAAGATATGTTCGTGAAGGACATTGAGCGTAGTATCAAAGGCGTAATTAAGGTCGCTCAAACCGATGAAAATAACATCTATCAAGAACTTGATGAGTATGTCGTAACACGAGAGCTGAACAAACATTTATCCAAATTTTATGAGAATTATCAGCAAGGTATTGATGGAACAACCGATAAAATGGGGGTTTGGATATCAGGCTTCTTTGGTTCAGGGAAATCACACTTTTTGAAAATCCTCGCTTATTTGCTTGCAAATAAGAAAGCAAAAGATAAACGAGCTGTCGATTTCTTCGCTGATAAAATTCAAGATCCAATTATTCTTGCTAACATGAAGAGAACAGCTAACGTAGAGACTGAGGTTATCCTATTTAACATCGATTCGAAAAGTTCACTGGACAACAAGTCTAAAGAAGATGCCATCCTGCGGGTCTTTACGAAAGTCTTCTACGAACATCAAGGCTTCTATGGTGATATTCCTGGTGTTGCGGAGATGGAGAAGTATTTGACTAAAGAAGGCGTATATGAGGACTTTAAACATGCGTTTAAAGCAGCGGCAGGTGAAGATTGGGTAGAACGTAGGAATACCTTTTACTTTGATGCCGATTATGTCATTGGAGCTTTAACAAAAGTTACTTCAATGTCTGAAGAATCAGCGAGAAACTGGTTTGAAAATGGTGTGAATAACTTTGAGATTAGCATCGAGAAGTTTTCTAAGGATGTTAAGGAGTACATCGCCCAAAGAGGGGACAATTTCCACCTCATTTTCCTGGTCGATGAAATTGGTCAATACATAGGCGATAGCCGACAATTAATGCTTAATTTGCAAACACTTGCGGAAGACCTTGGAACGCATTGTTCAGGTAAAGTGTGGATTATGGTTACTTCTCAAGAAAGCATCGATAGCATAGTAAAGGTAAAAGGAGATGACTTCTCTCGTATTCAAGGAAGATTTGATACACGACTGTCTCTATCTTCTATCTCAGTTGACGAGGTAATCAAGAAGCGGATTCTCGAAAAGAAGGATCACGTTACAGATAAACTGAAGCAAATCTATCACGGTGAAAGTGCTACTCTAAAAAACCTGATGAGCTTTAAGGATAGCACTGCGGATTTACGTGGATATGAAAATGATCTAGAATTTGCGGAGGTATATCCGTTTCTCCCTTATCAATTTAAACTCCTTCAGAACGTATTCGAGCAAGTGCGCAAGCATGGTAGTTCAGGTAAACACTTATCAGAAGGGGAGCGTTCTATGCTCTCTGCCTTTAAAGAAGCTGGCTTGAGGTATAAGGATTCGGAGGAAGGCGCATTAATTCCTTTCTATGCTTTTTATGATACGATCAAAGAGTTCTTAACCCCATCCATTTCAAGGGTAATTGAAGGTGCATATGAGAATCCAGCATTAAAAGATGACCCATTTAACATGGAACTACTTAAGGTGCTATTCATGATCAAGTATATCAAAGAGCTCCCTGCTAATATAGATAACATTGCAACGCTCATGGTTACACAGATCGATGAAGATAAGCTGGCGTTGAAGGAGAAGATCAAGGTATCTCTTCGGAAACTTATTTCCCAAACACTTATTCAGAAGAATGGCGAGTTCTATTTATTTTTGACTGACGATGAGCAGGATATTAACCGTGAGATCAAGTTGATAAAAATTGAAGAGGATATCATCAAGCGGGAACTTGCAAATTATATCTATCAGGATTTATACGATGACAAGAGATATCGTTATTCGGCTCAATACCAATTCTCATATAATCAAAAGATGGATGAGAAAAACATCGGTAATCAAACATCCAGCATCGGAATCAACATTCTTTCGCCACTGTCTGACCACTATGCCAAGTCAGAGCAAGAGTTAATGCTTATGTCCGCTGGAACAGGAGAAATGATCTTGAAGCTGGGTGGTAATGAAGCCTATGTGGAGGAAATGGACGAAATCCTCAAAATAGAAGAATATCGACGAAAGAAGAATCCGACGCAGCTCTCAGAAAGTATTCAAAACATCTTGAACAACAAGCAAGCCGAGGCAAGGGATCGTAAACATAGGGTTAGAAATATGTTGGAGGAAGCCATCAAAGGCGGTACGTTTTTTATAAACGGTAATAAGGCAGAGATCAAAGGATCATCGGTTAAAGAACGAGTTAATACTGGTTTTCAAGCGTTGGTCGAGAATGTGTATACAAAGCTTGGTTATGTGAAGACGTTTCTTGACTCAGAGAAGGATCTTATTTCGATTTTACGAAGAAATACGGAGCAATTGACTATAGATGGGGTGGCGGCGAACGCTAATGAGTTAGCTGTAAAAGAAGTCATGGAGTTTATCAGTTTGCAGGATAGTATTCAAAAGCAAGTAAGAGTAAAAATGTTATTGGATCGCTACAAGGATAAGCCATATGGTTGGAAGGACCTTGACATATCAGGTTTAATAGCAGAGTTAATGAAACAACAGAGAATCCGAATTCGACTCAGTTCAGAGTATTTGGATCCTGAAGATGGTAATACCGTTAATGCATTGACCAAGACGAGTGAGGTCGAAAAAGCCATTGTAGTAAAACGAGTTATCGTTGATGAAGCATTATTGAAAGTTGCGAAAAACATCTGTAAGCAGTTATTTAATAAAACAGATCTGGCGGATGATGAAGATGGTCTGATCAAGGATATTCGTCATCTAATTGATCAGCAAGTAATCGAGATTAAAGCACTCAAAAGCCGCTATGAAGGAAGAAAGTATCCAGGCGGTAGTCTCTTGGATCGTGGTCTTGAGTATTTTGACGAGTTTACGAAGAATTTGGATAACGTATCATTTTTCACTAAGCTTCGTGATCTGGAGGACAACCTATTAGATTGGGAAGAAGACGTTACATATGTGAAGAGCTTCTTCGCGTCCCAAAAGGAAATCTTCGACAAAGGTCTTTATGCAATTGAGAAGTATAAGGAAAATGATGTGTATTTATCAGGTGACGAGATTAAAGGCTATGCTGAAAAGCTGCATGAGATCCTAACGGAAGTACAACCTTACCGCCAAATAAAGGATATTCCTGAGCTTGTGAATAAAATCGATGAGCAGATTCAGGGTGTGCTTGAAGGAAAGAAAGTAGCGGCGAAAAATGTTATTCAGTTGGATTTGAATCATCTAACGTTACGTGCAAATGAAGACGGCGTATCTGATGAGACAAAAAAACGAATTAAAGCTTATTATGAGAATCTATACAGCAATATGAATGAGCTTGTCGATATCTTTAAGGTGGATGCAACAATAACACAAAGCTCGGCCTTCAAAGAAAAACAAGAACTCATTATCAATCGTGAAATTAGTGAGTTTGAAGAAAAGCAACAAGTGGAGCCTCCAGTTAGAGGGAGCGGTGGAGGAGATAAATCTCCAGTTATAGTAAAGCCTGTTTCTCAGAGAGAACGAGTGAAAGTGAATGACCTGCTTGCTACTAAGACCTTACGTACAGAAGCAGATGTGGATATGTTGCTGGACACATTGTCTGTAAAGCTGAAACAGATTATTAAGAGCAACAAACAAATCGAGTTTGTTGATTAG
- the pglX gene encoding BREX-1 system adenine-specific DNA-methyltransferase PglX, which yields MNKTALKNFATNARKELIEKVKARAFKIGITVENIKKAQFESSDAIYIDGKQLSAIEKKQREKLISRIKEIGYTQVVEEVAYTWFNRFTALRYMEVNNYLPTKVRVLSSSYSNTNEPDIIREALNVDLDIDKELVYDLKLNNKTEDLFKYLVIKQCNNLNKYLPFMFETIEDYKEILFPGGLLGKDSFLRAMTDVTAIPEFHWEQVEIIGWLYQFYISEEKERVFREKKKFQVEEIPFATQLFTPDWIVRYMVENSLGRYWTESHQEHSSLTENWEYFINSCESEDFDEKIISNTNKGLRIEDIKCFDPAMGSGHILVYLFDVLYEIYLECGYMETEIPRMIIEKNLYGLDIDHRAYQLACFSVVMKALAYNKRFFRSIEKEGLTLHLAPIEETNLINEEELAFIAGEKEGANYHKVKKFVEQFLNAKTYGSLIKIADYDRVFLEHRLDHIKVNPAKDIFEVIIREKVLSLLPQLLRQADIMVTQYDVLVTNPPYMGYGNMNLVLSDFLKKNYPDSKSDLFACFMEIDHYLKAEGYYAAVNQHSWMFLASYEKLREKIIRKKTISTMVHLGTRAFEEIGGEVVQSTAFVLRREYLPNNKGIFLRLIDEKTAKDKRDMLIKSANNEIVSQRYSFDQRNFAKVPGIPIAYWLNESLLNLFEESQAVSTNYEVRNGITTGENGKFIRYWHEIDFCNNSKWLPCNKGGSFRKWYGNKDYVIDWEDDGKNLKTFVDHKGKPRATLRGIEYNFEEAITISRVSSSDTSYRWLSEGFITESASNNIYSKQKEDKIGTLNLMGWLNTKVSNYIMKIYNPTINIMPDDIRNLPLKFGGNDISNIVRENIKISRMDWDNFETSWDFMKHPLIQWKVENGDIEDAFEKWSNFTERQFLQLKSNEEELNRIFIEVYCLQKELTHDVDDKDVSIRKADLKRDMKSLISYAIGCMFGRYSLDVEGLIFAGGKFDLSKYISIKIDKDNIIPIADQYLDGDITSLFTEFVRVTFGEVSLEKNLQFIAESLGKKDGETAKEAIRRYFLNEFFKDHLQTYRKKPIYWLFTSGKQKAFNCLIYMHRYDKSTLSRIRTDYLHELQIRMDAEKKSLLDVIIGEGTTKEIANAKKELKSLELKIEELRAYDEKLHHMADMQIEIDLDDGVAVNYAKFESLLAPIK from the coding sequence ATGAATAAGACAGCATTAAAAAACTTTGCGACAAATGCACGCAAAGAGTTGATTGAGAAAGTCAAAGCGAGGGCTTTTAAAATAGGCATTACGGTAGAAAACATTAAGAAGGCTCAATTTGAAAGTTCAGATGCTATCTATATTGATGGTAAACAGCTCTCGGCGATAGAAAAGAAGCAACGGGAGAAACTAATCTCTCGAATTAAGGAAATTGGGTATACGCAAGTTGTAGAAGAGGTTGCATATACTTGGTTCAATCGCTTTACTGCATTGAGATATATGGAAGTGAACAACTATCTTCCTACAAAGGTAAGAGTGTTATCATCCAGTTATTCCAATACTAATGAACCTGATATTATTAGAGAGGCACTAAATGTTGATTTAGATATTGATAAAGAATTGGTGTATGATCTGAAGCTTAACAATAAAACAGAAGATCTATTTAAGTATTTGGTTATCAAACAGTGTAATAATTTAAATAAGTATCTTCCATTTATGTTTGAGACGATTGAAGACTACAAAGAGATTTTGTTTCCTGGTGGATTGTTAGGGAAAGATTCATTTTTACGTGCAATGACTGATGTAACAGCAATTCCAGAATTTCATTGGGAACAGGTTGAGATTATTGGGTGGCTTTATCAATTTTATATTTCCGAGGAGAAAGAAAGGGTCTTTAGGGAGAAGAAAAAGTTCCAAGTAGAAGAGATCCCTTTTGCAACTCAACTTTTTACACCTGATTGGATTGTTCGTTACATGGTTGAGAACTCTTTAGGTCGGTATTGGACAGAATCACATCAAGAGCATAGCAGCTTAACCGAGAATTGGGAGTATTTCATAAATTCATGTGAAAGTGAAGATTTTGATGAGAAAATTATTTCGAATACGAATAAAGGGTTAAGGATCGAAGATATTAAATGCTTTGATCCAGCGATGGGATCGGGACATATTCTTGTTTATCTGTTTGATGTTCTATATGAAATATATCTTGAATGTGGTTATATGGAGACAGAAATACCAAGAATGATTATCGAGAAGAATCTTTATGGATTAGACATTGATCACCGAGCATATCAACTTGCATGTTTTTCTGTTGTTATGAAAGCACTTGCCTATAATAAACGATTTTTTAGAAGTATTGAAAAGGAAGGCTTAACCTTACATTTGGCTCCTATTGAAGAAACAAACTTAATTAATGAAGAGGAATTAGCTTTTATTGCAGGAGAAAAAGAAGGTGCTAATTATCATAAAGTGAAAAAGTTTGTAGAGCAGTTTCTAAATGCAAAAACATATGGTTCTTTAATAAAAATTGCTGATTATGATAGGGTTTTTCTGGAGCACAGATTAGATCACATTAAAGTTAATCCAGCGAAAGATATATTTGAAGTAATAATAAGAGAAAAAGTGCTTAGCCTATTACCTCAGTTGCTAAGACAGGCTGATATAATGGTCACACAGTATGATGTTTTAGTGACTAATCCACCATATATGGGATATGGAAATATGAATTTAGTTTTATCTGACTTCCTTAAAAAAAATTATCCAGACTCAAAATCAGATTTATTTGCCTGTTTTATGGAAATTGATCACTACCTGAAAGCAGAAGGGTATTATGCAGCTGTTAACCAACATTCTTGGATGTTTTTGGCGAGTTACGAAAAATTACGGGAGAAGATAATTAGAAAAAAGACAATCTCAACGATGGTGCACTTGGGCACAAGAGCCTTTGAAGAAATAGGAGGGGAGGTTGTTCAATCTACAGCCTTTGTTTTGAGGAGAGAATACCTGCCGAATAATAAGGGTATATTTCTTAGATTAATTGATGAGAAAACTGCAAAAGATAAAAGAGATATGCTTATTAAGTCCGCAAATAATGAAATAGTCTCTCAACGTTATAGTTTTGATCAACGAAACTTTGCTAAAGTCCCAGGTATCCCTATTGCATATTGGTTAAATGAGTCACTTTTAAATCTGTTTGAAGAGAGCCAAGCAGTTTCAACTAACTATGAAGTGAGAAATGGAATCACGACAGGTGAAAATGGAAAATTTATTCGTTACTGGCACGAAATTGATTTTTGTAATAATAGTAAGTGGCTTCCTTGTAATAAAGGGGGATCTTTTAGGAAATGGTACGGAAACAAAGACTACGTAATAGATTGGGAAGATGATGGTAAAAATTTAAAGACATTCGTAGATCATAAGGGGAAACCGAGGGCAACCTTGAGAGGTATTGAATACAATTTTGAAGAAGCAATTACAATTTCAAGGGTTTCATCCTCAGATACAAGTTATCGATGGCTGTCAGAAGGGTTTATCACAGAAAGTGCCTCGAATAATATTTATTCTAAACAAAAAGAAGACAAGATAGGTACTCTAAATTTAATGGGGTGGCTAAATACAAAAGTAAGTAATTATATAATGAAGATTTATAATCCCACTATCAATATTATGCCTGACGACATAAGAAACTTGCCTTTGAAATTTGGCGGAAATGATATTTCAAATATCGTAAGAGAAAACATAAAGATTTCTCGGATGGATTGGGATAATTTCGAAACAAGTTGGGACTTTATGAAGCATCCTCTGATTCAGTGGAAGGTTGAAAATGGTGATATAGAAGATGCATTTGAAAAGTGGAGTAATTTCACTGAAAGGCAGTTTTTACAACTGAAAAGTAATGAAGAGGAACTAAATCGAATTTTTATTGAGGTTTATTGTTTGCAGAAAGAACTAACTCATGATGTGGACGATAAAGATGTGAGTATCCGAAAAGCAGATTTAAAACGTGATATGAAAAGTCTCATTTCTTATGCGATTGGGTGCATGTTTGGGAGATACTCTTTGGACGTAGAAGGACTTATTTTTGCTGGTGGGAAATTTGATTTAAGTAAATACATTTCAATTAAAATTGATAAAGATAACATCATCCCTATAGCTGATCAATATTTGGATGGGGATATAACCTCACTGTTTACTGAGTTTGTAAGAGTTACATTTGGAGAGGTGTCATTAGAGAAAAATTTACAGTTTATCGCAGAGTCCCTCGGAAAGAAAGACGGAGAAACTGCGAAGGAAGCAATTAGAAGGTACTTTCTAAATGAGTTTTTTAAGGATCACCTACAAACTTATAGAAAAAAACCGATTTACTGGTTATTCACTTCAGGTAAGCAAAAAGCATTTAACTGTTTAATCTACATGCACCGTTATGACAAATCTACTCTGTCGAGAATTAGAACGGATTATTTGCATGAACTTCAGATTCGGATGGATGCTGAGAAGAAGTCTCTTCTTGATGTTATTATTGGAGAAGGTACGACAAAAGAAATTGCCAATGCGAAGAAAGAACTGAAATCACTTGAACTGAAGATTGAAGAACTTCGGGCATATGACGAGAAGCTTCATCACATGGCAGATATGCAGATTGAAATTGATCTGGACGACGGCGTTGCTGTAAATTACGCTAAATTTGAAAGCTTACTCGCTCCAATCAAATAA
- a CDS encoding DUF1788 domain-containing protein, whose product MANINSRLDKIIPKIKEEKFIEGRGLGNEISFYVFDYEPENELLVRDYILHILKEFSHEGSGRRLIEFDLYKMLIEISKEKRIFERIPQMEEKQGKETLFKAMTNFAKPEIFLQKIKEQLGDHNVVLITGVGKVYPFVRSHNILNNLQEILDKIPVIMFFPGKYDGLSLRLFDRFKDDNYYRAFRLVD is encoded by the coding sequence ATGGCGAATATAAATAGTAGGCTCGACAAAATCATACCGAAGATAAAGGAAGAGAAGTTTATCGAGGGTAGGGGATTAGGGAACGAGATCAGCTTCTATGTGTTCGATTATGAACCTGAGAACGAACTGCTGGTTAGAGATTATATTCTTCATATATTGAAGGAATTTAGCCATGAAGGTTCTGGACGCAGGCTTATTGAGTTCGATCTGTATAAGATGCTCATAGAGATTTCGAAGGAAAAAAGAATATTTGAAAGGATTCCCCAAATGGAAGAGAAGCAGGGGAAAGAAACCTTATTTAAAGCCATGACTAACTTTGCAAAGCCTGAAATCTTCCTGCAAAAGATCAAAGAGCAATTGGGTGATCATAATGTTGTACTCATTACAGGTGTAGGCAAGGTTTATCCATTTGTGCGCTCCCATAATATCTTAAATAATCTTCAAGAGATTCTGGATAAAATTCCAGTGATCATGTTCTTTCCAGGTAAGTATGATGGATTATCCTTGCGCTTATTCGATCGTTTTAAGGATGACAACTATTATCGAGCATTCCGTTTAGTGGATTAA